From Flavipsychrobacter sp., a single genomic window includes:
- a CDS encoding GNAT family N-acetyltransferase encodes MSTDNISIHLFSELEEADILAFNKKAYPNKAHKLNSPLLKWQFRIGYDAKVEPIYIKYEGKIVGQAALQPIMATCGAQQYMATWYNNFIVLPSMQGKGLGKILTQKWMELAPLHITNCNDNSMAVFRKLGWDEEFHTVRYGLPININALARSKGWTGVKAMAAAVLSPLYSLWLKMKYGKAQHAAITPIKDIPLDEIVTDCKEEGENRLVRDKAWVQWRLLDSPYANKHYRIKLGDAVIYFRVLEYADIKRIHILYQNTNVAAKAQRAVLQALVAHAIQEKVGLLWGITNVPALKELYDKVLFDKLSARFAYHSQEGEVMQGLKNAPLPLQSIDSDYDFMYF; translated from the coding sequence ATGTCCACCGACAATATTTCTATTCATCTTTTTTCGGAGCTGGAAGAGGCTGATATATTAGCATTCAATAAAAAGGCCTATCCTAATAAGGCGCATAAGCTTAACAGTCCATTACTTAAATGGCAGTTTCGCATAGGGTACGATGCCAAGGTTGAGCCTATTTATATAAAGTATGAAGGTAAGATAGTAGGGCAGGCAGCACTACAACCCATAATGGCTACATGTGGTGCGCAACAATATATGGCTACTTGGTACAATAATTTTATTGTACTGCCGAGTATGCAAGGCAAAGGTTTAGGTAAAATACTGACCCAAAAATGGATGGAGTTGGCACCGCTACACATTACCAACTGTAATGATAACTCGATGGCTGTGTTTAGAAAATTGGGTTGGGATGAAGAGTTTCATACGGTGCGCTATGGATTGCCGATCAACATAAATGCCTTAGCCAGATCGAAAGGGTGGACGGGAGTTAAAGCAATGGCAGCAGCTGTGTTGTCTCCCTTGTACAGCCTTTGGCTAAAAATGAAATATGGTAAAGCGCAACATGCGGCAATAACACCGATAAAAGATATACCTCTTGATGAAATAGTGACTGACTGTAAAGAAGAAGGAGAGAATAGACTCGTGAGGGATAAGGCTTGGGTGCAATGGCGCTTGCTGGATAGCCCCTATGCTAATAAGCATTATAGAATAAAGCTTGGCGATGCGGTTATCTATTTCAGAGTGTTGGAGTATGCGGACATCAAACGAATACACATCCTTTATCAAAATACAAATGTGGCTGCCAAAGCGCAAAGAGCAGTGCTACAAGCTTTAGTAGCACATGCTATTCAAGAAAAAGTAGGGTTGCTATGGGGTATTACCAATGTGCCAGCTTTAAAAGAGTTGTATGATAAAGTGCTTTTTGATAAGCTCAGTGCACGTTTTGCCTATCATAGCCAAGAAGGTGAAGTAATGCAAGGTTTGAAGAATGCACCATTGCCACTACAGAGTATCGACTCGGATTATGACTTTATGTATTTTTAA
- a CDS encoding outer membrane beta-barrel protein → MKTTSLIIVLIILFGTFCKAQTSNSTRSIFSDTMEIGEVIISAKTAIKVNNDTISYRVDSFYKDPLATTEDVLKRLPGVEVSRDGTVTINSKTVTRIYINGKEYDTEDLTSITKNLPAEILEKIQVADYHSEDAIFSSSKEPTEEKVINLQFKKKYKNGIYGRATCGYGTKDRYQAGLFGNYMSKDGLSLTTIIGVNNTGISNVENTNNNSWSSPGVKDEQKATINFSKDVTPKWKLSGGYNFSANKNTLYRSSFRTTYLQNDSLLLQEQSQRSISTNNSHRVNIRSNWDISKRLKIRSYLSMNYKDQDANSNNKDITYQNQQEQIDFQRISLVNSYDTKANIRWNNTIMKAFAKEKRTLIVNVNANYGVSKSTANNQNTNEYLISSSNTNVSNTAHTRSNNVATHIGIKYNEPISSSSMVSLDYSNNYTMASNQREVLVGNNGMTIFDTTQSRNYNNSNNENTLGLSYQYSKNKLYGSLGFQLLLYNRTTKDEHNNQNNISQQGVNYAPRLHLQYKMTKKRNISFGYNGRINAPNLSQLQPIPDYTDSLNIFTGNPNLKPEISNNVTLNYRNYNLSGGNTNIYLRSSWHSQKIINNVVITNSKRETTPINADGNYSFTLGINKTTSIIKKKLRLTTSISGSWQNNVNIINNTLQDRKSYTISPNIYLNYLSNEIYEGNIRYGYNWNKTITTNSTNNLLQTHNLSQQGTFYLPFHIKWEYDLSYIVNNGLSQSFEQEFFLVSTSLYKEFKKLKGLFISIQAYDIFNNFPTVQRNINDNYYEDISVNRIGSYYMLSLIYRFTSFPINTEI, encoded by the coding sequence GTGAAAACAACATCATTAATAATTGTACTTATTATTTTATTCGGTACTTTTTGTAAAGCACAAACATCAAATTCCACAAGGTCTATCTTTAGTGATACAATGGAGATAGGCGAAGTAATTATAAGTGCTAAAACTGCTATTAAAGTAAACAACGACACCATCAGCTATAGAGTAGACTCTTTTTATAAAGACCCATTAGCAACAACAGAAGACGTTTTAAAAAGGCTGCCCGGAGTTGAAGTAAGTAGAGATGGTACTGTTACTATCAATAGCAAAACCGTTACCAGAATATATATTAATGGTAAAGAGTATGATACTGAAGATCTTACTTCGATCACTAAAAACCTACCCGCTGAAATCTTAGAGAAAATACAAGTAGCCGACTATCATAGTGAAGACGCCATATTTAGTAGCAGTAAAGAACCCACAGAGGAAAAAGTTATCAATCTACAGTTTAAGAAAAAGTATAAAAATGGTATATATGGGCGAGCCACTTGCGGATATGGAACAAAGGATAGATACCAAGCTGGGCTATTCGGCAACTACATGTCTAAGGATGGTCTTAGCCTAACAACTATTATTGGCGTCAATAATACAGGTATATCCAACGTAGAGAATACAAATAATAACTCTTGGAGTTCACCAGGTGTAAAGGATGAACAAAAAGCCACTATCAACTTCTCTAAAGATGTAACACCTAAATGGAAGTTAAGTGGTGGTTACAATTTCAGTGCCAACAAAAACACACTATACCGCTCCTCTTTCAGAACCACCTATTTACAAAATGACAGTTTGCTACTACAAGAACAAAGTCAACGTTCAATAAGTACAAACAATAGTCATAGGGTAAATATTAGAAGCAACTGGGATATTAGTAAAAGACTTAAAATACGCTCCTACCTATCAATGAACTATAAAGACCAAGATGCCAACAGTAATAATAAAGACATAACATACCAAAATCAGCAAGAGCAAATAGATTTTCAAAGAATTTCTCTAGTGAACAGCTATGACACTAAGGCTAATATTAGATGGAATAATACAATAATGAAAGCATTTGCTAAGGAAAAAAGAACCCTTATTGTTAATGTGAATGCAAATTATGGAGTCTCAAAAAGTACAGCTAACAATCAAAACACGAATGAATACCTCATATCCTCTTCAAACACCAATGTATCTAATACTGCTCACACTAGAAGCAATAATGTAGCTACTCATATCGGTATTAAATACAACGAACCTATAAGTTCGTCCAGCATGGTATCTCTTGATTATAGCAATAACTATACTATGGCCTCTAATCAGAGAGAAGTTTTGGTAGGTAACAACGGTATGACCATTTTTGACACTACGCAAAGCAGGAACTATAACAATAGCAATAATGAAAACACATTAGGGCTTAGTTATCAGTATTCAAAAAACAAACTATATGGCTCATTAGGGTTTCAGTTACTGCTCTATAATAGGACTACAAAAGATGAGCATAATAACCAAAACAACATTTCTCAACAAGGTGTTAATTATGCACCTCGTTTACATTTACAATACAAAATGACTAAAAAAAGAAATATTAGTTTTGGCTACAATGGTCGTATTAATGCCCCAAACCTTAGTCAATTACAGCCCATCCCTGACTATACTGACAGCTTGAATATATTTACGGGCAACCCCAACCTTAAACCTGAAATCAGCAACAACGTAACCCTTAACTATAGAAATTACAACTTATCAGGTGGCAACACGAATATATATCTACGCAGTAGTTGGCACAGCCAAAAAATAATCAATAATGTAGTGATTACGAATAGCAAAAGAGAGACAACCCCTATCAATGCAGATGGTAATTATTCTTTCACTTTAGGCATTAACAAGACCACCTCTATTATTAAAAAGAAACTAAGACTTACGACAAGTATCTCTGGCAGTTGGCAAAACAACGTCAATATCATCAACAACACACTACAGGATAGAAAGAGCTATACCATATCACCCAATATATACCTTAACTACCTTTCAAACGAGATCTATGAAGGCAACATACGCTATGGCTATAATTGGAATAAAACAATAACAACAAATAGTACTAATAACCTATTACAAACACATAATCTATCCCAACAAGGGACTTTCTACTTGCCTTTTCATATTAAATGGGAATATGACCTTTCCTATATTGTAAATAATGGGCTAAGTCAATCTTTTGAACAAGAGTTTTTCTTGGTTAGTACATCCTTATATAAAGAGTTTAAGAAATTAAAAGGTCTATTTATTAGTATTCAGGCATACGATATATTCAATAATTTTCCTACAGTACAGCGGAATATTAATGATAACTATTATGAAGACATATCTGTTAATAGGATAGGCAGTTATTATATGCTTTCACTGATTTACAGGTTTACCTCTTTCCCCATTAATACAGAAATATAA